A stretch of Physeter macrocephalus isolate SW-GA chromosome 6, ASM283717v5, whole genome shotgun sequence DNA encodes these proteins:
- the KERA gene encoding keratocan isoform X1: MSKAWSEDITVNSENCKNLANFRSRHRTQRYIPGQQGTKMATKICFIIWVLFITDTVWTRSVRQVYEANDPEDWMVHDFHCPRECFCPPSFPTALYCENRGLKKIPAIPSRIWYLYLENNLIETIPEKPFENATQLRWINLNKNKITNYGIEKGALSQLKKLLFLFLEDNELEEVPSPLPRSLEQLQLARNKVSRIPQGTFSNLENLTLLDLQHNKLLDNAFQRDTFKGLKNLMQLNMAKNSLRNMPPRLPANTMQLFLDNNSIEGIPENYFNVIPKVAFLRLNHNKLSDAGLPSSGFNVSSILDLQLSHNQLTKVPKISAHLQHLHLDHNKIKNVNVSVICPTTPITLPAEQDSFSYGPHLRYLRLDGNEIKPPFPMDLMICFRLLQSVII, encoded by the exons CAAACTTCAGATCCAGACACAGGACTCAGCGATACATTCCTGGACAGCAAG GTACTAAAATGGCAACCAAAATCTGTTTCATCATCTGGGTGTTATTCATAACAGATACTGTATGGACTCGAAGTGTGAGACAGGTTTATGAGGCAAATGATCCAGAGGACTGGATGGTGCACGACTTCCATTGTCCCAGGGAATGTTTCTGTCCCCCCAGTTTCCCTACTGCTTTGTACTGTGAAAACCGGGGTCTCAAAAAAATCCCTGCTATACCGTCAAGGATCTGGTATCTTTATCTTGAAAACAACCTGATAGAAACCATTCCTGAGAAGCCATTCGAGAATGCCACCCAGCTGAGATGGATAAAtctaaacaagaacaaaataaccAACTATGGAATTGAAAAAGGAGCCCTAAGCCAACTGAAGAAGctgcttttcttatttctggAAGATAATGAGCTAGAGGAGGTACCTTCTCCATTGCCAAGAAGTTTAGAACAATTACAATTAGCTAGAAACAAGGTGTCCAGAATTCCTCAAGGGACCTTTAGCAATCTGGAGAACCTGACCCTTCTTGACCTGCAGCACAATAAACTATTAGACAATGCCTTTCAAAGAGACACCTTTAAAGGACTCAAGAACCTCATGCAGCTAAATATGGCTAAGAACTCCCTGAGGAATATGCCACCAAGATTACCAGCCAATACTATGCAGCTGTTTTTAGACAACAATTCCATTGAAGGAAtaccagaaaattattttaatgtgattCCTAAAGTGGCCTTCCTGAGACTCAACCACAACAAATTATCAGATGCTGGCCTCCCTTCTAGTGGTTTTAATGTATCATCAATTCTAGATCTTCAACTGTCTCACAATCAACTCACAAAGGTCCCCAAAATCAGTGCTCATCTGCAGCACCTTCACCTCGatcataacaaaattaaaa ATGTGAATGTCTCTgtaatatgtcctaccactcctaTCACATTGCCTGCGGAACAGGATTCCTTCAGTTATGGACCTCATCTTCGCTACCTCCGTCTGGATGGAAATGAAATCAAACCACCATTCCCAATGGATTTAATGATCTGCTTCAGGCTCCTTCAGTCTGTCATTATTTAA
- the KERA gene encoding keratocan isoform X2, with product MATKICFIIWVLFITDTVWTRSVRQVYEANDPEDWMVHDFHCPRECFCPPSFPTALYCENRGLKKIPAIPSRIWYLYLENNLIETIPEKPFENATQLRWINLNKNKITNYGIEKGALSQLKKLLFLFLEDNELEEVPSPLPRSLEQLQLARNKVSRIPQGTFSNLENLTLLDLQHNKLLDNAFQRDTFKGLKNLMQLNMAKNSLRNMPPRLPANTMQLFLDNNSIEGIPENYFNVIPKVAFLRLNHNKLSDAGLPSSGFNVSSILDLQLSHNQLTKVPKISAHLQHLHLDHNKIKNVNVSVICPTTPITLPAEQDSFSYGPHLRYLRLDGNEIKPPFPMDLMICFRLLQSVII from the exons ATGGCAACCAAAATCTGTTTCATCATCTGGGTGTTATTCATAACAGATACTGTATGGACTCGAAGTGTGAGACAGGTTTATGAGGCAAATGATCCAGAGGACTGGATGGTGCACGACTTCCATTGTCCCAGGGAATGTTTCTGTCCCCCCAGTTTCCCTACTGCTTTGTACTGTGAAAACCGGGGTCTCAAAAAAATCCCTGCTATACCGTCAAGGATCTGGTATCTTTATCTTGAAAACAACCTGATAGAAACCATTCCTGAGAAGCCATTCGAGAATGCCACCCAGCTGAGATGGATAAAtctaaacaagaacaaaataaccAACTATGGAATTGAAAAAGGAGCCCTAAGCCAACTGAAGAAGctgcttttcttatttctggAAGATAATGAGCTAGAGGAGGTACCTTCTCCATTGCCAAGAAGTTTAGAACAATTACAATTAGCTAGAAACAAGGTGTCCAGAATTCCTCAAGGGACCTTTAGCAATCTGGAGAACCTGACCCTTCTTGACCTGCAGCACAATAAACTATTAGACAATGCCTTTCAAAGAGACACCTTTAAAGGACTCAAGAACCTCATGCAGCTAAATATGGCTAAGAACTCCCTGAGGAATATGCCACCAAGATTACCAGCCAATACTATGCAGCTGTTTTTAGACAACAATTCCATTGAAGGAAtaccagaaaattattttaatgtgattCCTAAAGTGGCCTTCCTGAGACTCAACCACAACAAATTATCAGATGCTGGCCTCCCTTCTAGTGGTTTTAATGTATCATCAATTCTAGATCTTCAACTGTCTCACAATCAACTCACAAAGGTCCCCAAAATCAGTGCTCATCTGCAGCACCTTCACCTCGatcataacaaaattaaaa ATGTGAATGTCTCTgtaatatgtcctaccactcctaTCACATTGCCTGCGGAACAGGATTCCTTCAGTTATGGACCTCATCTTCGCTACCTCCGTCTGGATGGAAATGAAATCAAACCACCATTCCCAATGGATTTAATGATCTGCTTCAGGCTCCTTCAGTCTGTCATTATTTAA